The following coding sequences are from one Humulus lupulus chromosome X, drHumLupu1.1, whole genome shotgun sequence window:
- the LOC133804988 gene encoding homeobox-DDT domain protein RLT3-like: protein MKQPFSMQPWDSSPEIFKKLFKVFHFLYTYSLVIDVCQFTLDEFAQAFHDKLSKWTHNKDKCTKDDELKDGASFMHGLLLCIL from the exons ATGAAGCAACCTTTCAGTATGCAACCTTGGGATTCATCTCCAGAGATTTTCAAGAAGCTTTTTAAG GTTTTCCATTTCCTCTATACTTACTCTCTTGTCATTGATGTCTGCCAATTCACCCTTGATGAGTTTGCTCAAGCATTTCATGACAAG ctaagcaaatggactcacaacaaagacaagtgcacaaaggatgatgaattgaaggatggagcaagtttcatgcatggtttacttttgtgtatcttgtaa